From Weissella diestrammenae, a single genomic window includes:
- the gatC gene encoding Asp-tRNA(Asn)/Glu-tRNA(Gln) amidotransferase subunit GatC, whose product MADSKITESEVLHVAALAKLALSKSEAQTFTAQLEKIFDLVDMMAEVDTSGVKPTYTVAELENNLREDQPEQANQMEALLNNAPERQETLIKVPAILSEGETK is encoded by the coding sequence ATGGCAGATAGTAAAATTACTGAGTCTGAGGTATTACACGTTGCAGCCTTAGCAAAGCTTGCACTTTCAAAATCCGAAGCACAGACTTTCACAGCCCAGTTAGAAAAGATATTTGATTTGGTAGATATGATGGCTGAGGTCGATACTAGCGGTGTCAAACCAACGTATACAGTGGCAGAATTAGAAAACAATTTACGTGAGGATCAACCAGAACAAGCAAATCAGATGGAAGCCTTATTAAACAATGCACCAGAGCGACAAGAAACACTGATTAAGGTACCGGCAATTCTAAGTGAAGGAGAGACAAAATAA
- a CDS encoding Cof-type HAD-IIB family hydrolase, whose amino-acid sequence MGRKLIGIDLDHTTLNETGTVSNRTREVLQAAQAEGHIISIITGRPTRLSTDIYDEIGLKSPMINFNGALGIVPRTYWQDEYSYQINHEIAFDMLEQAADLGIDTVVAENQDDVWGKEISDHRPKDSLFFPRDEDGKKMLDRFSLQTDVNAILLHSANPRHQAQIKRFLLDRYGEDQVNVKTWGGDSPVLEVAPAGISKDTGLAILQQSYQINADDIYAFGDEMNDLEMIEFATHGIVMANGNPELKAIANDVTPFTNEEDGLARYLENLLKLA is encoded by the coding sequence ATGGGACGCAAATTGATTGGAATTGATTTAGATCATACAACGTTGAATGAGACCGGGACGGTGTCAAACCGGACTCGGGAGGTCTTACAGGCCGCACAGGCAGAGGGCCACATTATTTCAATTATTACCGGACGTCCAACCCGTCTTTCAACTGATATTTATGATGAAATTGGACTCAAGTCACCAATGATTAATTTTAATGGCGCGTTAGGCATTGTGCCACGTACTTATTGGCAAGATGAATACTCATATCAGATTAACCATGAAATTGCCTTTGATATGCTAGAACAGGCAGCTGATTTAGGAATTGACACCGTTGTGGCCGAGAATCAGGATGATGTTTGGGGCAAAGAAATAAGTGATCATAGGCCAAAAGATTCGCTATTTTTTCCACGGGACGAAGATGGTAAAAAAATGCTCGATCGATTTTCATTACAGACTGATGTGAATGCTATTTTGTTGCACAGCGCTAATCCGCGCCATCAAGCGCAAATTAAGCGGTTTTTACTTGACCGCTATGGTGAAGATCAAGTCAACGTTAAAACATGGGGTGGCGACTCACCAGTGCTTGAAGTAGCACCGGCTGGCATTTCAAAAGATACAGGGTTAGCTATCTTGCAACAGTCTTATCAAATTAATGCTGATGATATTTATGCGTTTGGGGATGAGATGAACGATTTGGAAATGATTGAGTTTGCAACACATGGTATTGTCATGGCCAACGGAAATCCGGAATTAAAGGCCATTGCCAATGATGTCACACCATTTACAAATGAGGAGGACGGATTAGCCAGATACTTGGAAAACTTATTAAAATTGGCATGA
- a CDS encoding nucleoside 2-deoxyribosyltransferase: MTQRVYLAGPFFSDAQNERLNKAKALLEQNPTIGYIYEPREHQQAEIVAKFGGNLETAMHEREWQDATYRADVQAMTQADVIVATFDFDIESGNARPDEGTIFEIGYAIAINKPVIILQHQVDDEPLNLMLAASYTGYFWGEKEIEQIKDYDFINLPVHNTDKAVF; encoded by the coding sequence ATGACACAACGTGTATATTTAGCAGGACCATTTTTTTCAGATGCTCAAAATGAACGACTAAACAAGGCTAAAGCATTACTAGAACAAAATCCGACAATTGGATACATTTATGAGCCTCGTGAACATCAACAAGCAGAAATTGTTGCGAAATTTGGTGGGAATTTGGAGACGGCAATGCATGAACGTGAGTGGCAAGATGCAACTTATCGGGCGGACGTTCAAGCAATGACTCAAGCGGATGTGATTGTTGCAACTTTTGATTTTGATATTGAAAGTGGTAATGCTCGGCCTGATGAAGGGACAATCTTTGAAATTGGTTATGCCATTGCCATTAATAAGCCGGTCATTATTTTACAACATCAAGTTGATGATGAACCTTTGAATTTGATGCTAGCGGCTTCATATACTGGTTATTTCTGGGGTGAAAAAGAGATTGAACAAATCAAGGACTATGATTTCATCAATTTACCTGTTCATAATACTGACAAAGCTGTCTTTTAA
- a CDS encoding RsmF rRNA methyltransferase first C-terminal domain-containing protein codes for MVALPTAFIEKYQKLLGSEADDFIASFQHPITKAFRINPLKTSQTLYDTKNDGKTAWGTWGRFGSVSGHSVDHTTGLIYSQEPSAQLVGEIARPLPGERVLDLAAAPGGKTTHLASFMQQQGLLVSNEIFRKRANILSENVERFGIRNAIVTNHSPSELAHHFPKYFDRIVLDAPCSGEGMFRKDPDAMQYWDINYPDRCAKLQREILIEAMKMLRPGGELIYSTCTFAPEEDEQVIAWLLSNYPNLSMVAIERPQGVDAGRPEWADGNPELAKAVRLFPHHLSGEGHFIAKLKLAEIEDETDNVLLSEAESNLSQPQQTLWQQFRDDIGLTTIFGPLMAWGDQLYALPDHTPDLKGIKVLRAGVHLGTFKKNRFEPALALALAVSPDDFARQYPMRDDEWAKYVHGETFFVTDQTNGWYLLTINSNGAGFGKLTNGQMKNFYPKGLRFQVK; via the coding sequence ATGGTGGCATTACCTACTGCATTTATTGAGAAATATCAAAAGTTATTGGGCTCAGAAGCAGATGATTTTATTGCGTCTTTTCAACACCCAATTACTAAAGCGTTTCGAATTAATCCGTTGAAGACCAGCCAAACTTTGTATGATACAAAAAATGATGGCAAAACGGCTTGGGGCACATGGGGGCGTTTTGGGAGTGTTTCTGGTCATTCAGTGGATCACACAACTGGTTTGATTTATTCTCAAGAACCTAGTGCTCAACTAGTGGGAGAAATTGCGCGACCACTCCCCGGTGAACGCGTATTAGATTTGGCGGCAGCACCTGGCGGTAAAACGACGCATCTTGCATCGTTTATGCAACAGCAAGGGTTGCTGGTTTCAAATGAAATATTTCGTAAACGGGCCAATATATTGAGCGAAAATGTTGAACGTTTTGGCATTCGAAATGCAATCGTTACAAATCATTCACCAAGCGAATTGGCGCACCATTTCCCAAAATATTTTGATCGCATTGTGTTAGATGCGCCGTGTTCAGGTGAAGGTATGTTTCGAAAGGACCCCGATGCAATGCAATATTGGGATATTAACTATCCTGATCGTTGTGCTAAATTGCAACGAGAAATTCTAATAGAGGCAATGAAGATGCTACGCCCAGGTGGTGAACTCATTTACTCGACTTGTACTTTTGCGCCTGAAGAGGATGAACAGGTCATTGCTTGGTTATTGTCAAATTATCCTAACTTATCAATGGTAGCAATTGAACGTCCTCAAGGCGTTGATGCAGGGCGACCAGAGTGGGCTGATGGTAATCCAGAATTAGCAAAGGCTGTGCGTCTATTTCCACATCACTTGTCAGGTGAGGGCCATTTCATTGCTAAATTGAAGTTGGCTGAGATTGAAGATGAGACTGATAACGTATTACTTTCTGAGGCTGAATCGAATTTGTCGCAACCTCAACAAACGTTGTGGCAACAATTCAGAGATGACATTGGGTTGACAACTATATTTGGGCCTTTGATGGCATGGGGCGATCAACTCTACGCACTACCTGACCATACGCCAGATTTGAAAGGTATTAAGGTGCTGCGTGCTGGTGTCCATCTGGGAACTTTTAAAAAGAATCGATTTGAGCCGGCCCTGGCCTTGGCGCTAGCTGTTAGCCCGGATGATTTTGCCCGACAATATCCAATGCGTGATGATGAATGGGCTAAGTATGTGCATGGTGAAACATTTTTTGTGACGGATCAAACGAATGGTTGGTATTTACTGACGATTAATAGTAATGGCGCTGGCTTTGGCAAGTTGACCAATGGGCAAATGAAGAATTTTTACCCGAAAGGGTTACGCTTTCAAGTGAAATAA